Proteins encoded together in one Orrella marina window:
- a CDS encoding nucleotidyltransferase substrate binding protein: protein MQFQGIQPLMGPRDANRQAFAVGLISDGEQWMNMIVTRNRTSDTYNQATADAIVAFILTHYHPLFKVLESKLESLMGG from the coding sequence TTGCAGTTCCAGGGCATTCAGCCTTTGATGGGTCCGCGTGACGCGAACCGACAAGCGTTCGCGGTTGGGCTCATTTCTGATGGCGAGCAATGGATGAACATGATCGTCACCAGGAACCGCACTTCAGATACATATAATCAGGCGACTGCAGACGCGATCGTGGCCTTCATTTTGACGCATTATCATCCGTTGTTCAAAGTACTGGAATCAAAGCTGGAGTCCTTGATGGGGGGGTGA
- a CDS encoding RNA ligase family protein, translated as MSDFFRFPGTTHIAWLAKGTPREDKVLSPDQADTFLVSDVFVEEKIDGANLGFSLAPDGTIRAQNRGQYLHEPHAGQFARLPEWLAVHGGDVHAALELHADAGLILFGEWCAARHSLDYTALPDWFLLFDVYERTSQRFWSSARRNALAAQCGLATVPTLFHGRFSLDDLKAMLDNVDSQYRAGKLEGIVIRQESADWCEARVKLVRPDFTQTIVEHWSRRRLEWNRLGLNPSHDP; from the coding sequence ATGAGTGATTTTTTTCGATTTCCTGGCACGACACACATCGCATGGCTGGCCAAAGGCACCCCGCGTGAAGACAAGGTGCTCTCGCCGGATCAAGCCGATACTTTTCTGGTCAGTGATGTATTCGTTGAAGAAAAAATTGACGGCGCCAATCTGGGATTTTCTCTGGCTCCGGATGGAACGATTCGCGCGCAAAACCGTGGACAGTATCTGCATGAGCCGCATGCCGGTCAGTTTGCTCGCCTGCCCGAATGGCTGGCTGTACACGGCGGTGATGTCCACGCTGCGCTGGAGCTTCATGCCGATGCGGGCCTGATATTGTTTGGCGAATGGTGTGCTGCACGGCATTCGCTTGATTACACAGCACTACCCGACTGGTTCCTGTTATTTGACGTCTATGAGCGGACCAGCCAACGCTTCTGGAGTAGCGCCAGGCGCAATGCACTGGCCGCACAATGTGGTCTGGCGACGGTGCCAACCTTGTTTCACGGCCGGTTCTCCCTGGACGATCTGAAAGCCATGCTTGACAATGTAGATAGTCAGTATCGGGCCGGAAAACTGGAAGGAATTGTTATTCGTCAGGAAAGCGCAGACTGGTGTGAAGCCAGGGTCAAGCTGGTGCGTCCGGATTTCACGCAAACGATCGTGGAGCACTGGAGCCGCCGCAGACTGGAGTGGAATCGGCTGGGGTTAAATCCCTCGCACGATCCATGA
- a CDS encoding APC family permease, which yields MSKPATNASLKQQAGLFGLLFAGVGGMIGSGWLFGPLETATQAGPWSMASWLIGGVVVLLIALVFAELATLFPLSGALVHMSDVSHGPLVGFVWGWILILAYIAIAPIEAMAIVSYASAYIPDLTHPTDSVLTAKGFLVSALVLALMVGLNFLMIRTVLAVNSWITVWKVFVPVATAIVLVSYSWHPENFFSHTGSIGTEGIFTAISTGGVFFSLFGFRQALDLAGESSNPQRDVPIAIIGTVLIGTMIYLFLQFGFIAAIDPDMIAQGGWASLHFKGIAGPLAALAAAIGAAWWATILYADAIVSPGACGLVYTTTTSRIVMASAQNHSLPAFFARVNSRGVPWAALLLTYFSGLVLFLPFPSWQKMVGYVSSITVLSYGIGPILLICLRQSLPDVLRPFKLWGARGLVPVAFICANWVMLWAGLATLQFIFGLVLLIVVIHTVHFAWRKQPWSTFGAGHAWWLAPYFAGMWLLAWTAPGELGGHGHVGFVAMMTLSAAFSLGIFYLAIRLAQPAQQMRAAFHEKVGMISGRTEIVD from the coding sequence ATGAGCAAACCGGCCACGAACGCTTCCCTCAAACAACAAGCCGGTCTGTTTGGCCTGCTCTTCGCAGGCGTTGGCGGCATGATCGGATCCGGCTGGTTGTTTGGTCCGCTGGAAACTGCCACGCAGGCGGGGCCATGGAGTATGGCTTCCTGGCTCATCGGTGGAGTGGTGGTGTTACTGATTGCGCTGGTATTTGCCGAACTTGCCACTTTGTTTCCGCTCTCTGGTGCGTTGGTTCACATGAGCGATGTGAGTCATGGCCCTCTGGTCGGATTTGTCTGGGGCTGGATCCTGATTCTCGCGTATATCGCGATTGCGCCAATTGAGGCCATGGCCATCGTCAGTTACGCCAGTGCCTACATTCCAGATCTGACCCACCCGACTGACAGTGTATTGACTGCGAAAGGATTTCTCGTATCGGCACTGGTGCTCGCACTCATGGTGGGCTTGAACTTCCTGATGATCCGTACTGTGCTGGCTGTCAATTCATGGATCACGGTGTGGAAGGTTTTTGTCCCAGTCGCCACTGCTATCGTGCTGGTCAGTTACTCCTGGCACCCCGAGAACTTTTTCTCTCATACGGGCAGTATCGGTACTGAGGGTATCTTCACAGCAATCTCGACCGGCGGTGTGTTTTTCAGCTTGTTCGGCTTTCGGCAGGCACTGGATCTGGCTGGCGAGAGTAGCAACCCGCAGCGCGATGTGCCGATTGCCATTATCGGGACAGTCTTGATCGGGACCATGATTTACCTGTTTCTGCAGTTTGGCTTCATCGCTGCCATTGACCCTGACATGATTGCGCAAGGTGGATGGGCGAGTCTGCATTTCAAGGGCATTGCAGGCCCGCTGGCGGCGCTCGCGGCTGCAATCGGCGCAGCATGGTGGGCCACGATTTTGTATGCAGATGCTATCGTGTCACCGGGTGCTTGTGGACTTGTGTACACCACCACGACCTCGCGAATCGTCATGGCGAGCGCTCAGAATCACAGCTTGCCCGCTTTCTTTGCCAGAGTGAATTCCCGGGGCGTGCCCTGGGCTGCGTTGTTGCTAACCTATTTTTCCGGGCTTGTGCTGTTTCTGCCGTTTCCCTCCTGGCAGAAGATGGTGGGGTACGTTTCTTCAATTACTGTTCTGTCATACGGCATCGGACCTATCTTGCTCATTTGTCTGCGCCAATCGCTTCCTGATGTGCTCCGACCATTCAAGTTGTGGGGCGCGCGAGGGCTGGTGCCCGTTGCCTTCATTTGTGCCAACTGGGTGATGTTGTGGGCAGGACTGGCTACACTGCAATTCATCTTCGGTCTGGTGCTTCTGATCGTTGTCATCCATACGGTTCACTTCGCCTGGCGCAAGCAGCCCTGGTCTACGTTCGGGGCAGGCCATGCCTGGTGGCTTGCCCCGTACTTTGCTGGTATGTGGCTACTGGCATGGACTGCACCCGGCGAGCTTGGTGGGCACGGTCATGTCGGCTTTGTGGCTATGATGACTCTGTCCGCAGCTTTCAGCTTAGGCATCTTCTATCTCGCGATTCGTCTGGCGCAACCCGCACAGCAAATGCGGGCTGCCTTTCATGAAAAGGTGGGCATGATATCCGGAAGAACCGAGATCGTTGATTGA
- a CDS encoding acyl-CoA dehydrogenase family protein, whose amino-acid sequence MTYHDKEHQDEIEFRHMLHAAGARILSDYCDTHVLEKCTAGHWPQALWDALQKSGLTDAVKPDSTGNELLDWETLSVLISLAGEFAAPIPWVETLLAQRHFTFAGLAFPDGPLSISNNIPGVALPTLTSTKSGWRVNGRISRIGWGHRAAAIAVPVQYQQGTALVRLEPAILSADSISPSFNVADEPKDAITLSSVNVSSDCVSLSYKPVNNLLAEGSLARSLQMVAAMRKVLDLTLQYSKDRVQFGRPIAKFQAIQHLVAVQASHTAAASAAALAATFAAKQGPAMFEIAAAKVRTGEAAGLAARTAHQVHGAMGITKEYSLHFWTRRLFAWRDEFGNEAQWADALGKIALHAGGVGLWPLICDPSPTASRLTALMEGLST is encoded by the coding sequence ATGACTTATCACGATAAAGAACATCAGGACGAAATCGAGTTTCGACACATGCTGCACGCAGCGGGGGCGCGAATACTTTCGGACTACTGTGATACACACGTACTTGAAAAATGTACCGCTGGTCATTGGCCTCAGGCACTGTGGGATGCCTTGCAAAAATCGGGGCTGACCGATGCGGTCAAGCCTGATTCCACCGGCAATGAGCTACTAGACTGGGAAACTCTCTCAGTCCTGATCTCACTGGCTGGTGAGTTTGCTGCACCCATCCCGTGGGTCGAAACCCTGCTCGCCCAGCGCCACTTCACATTTGCGGGCTTGGCATTTCCAGATGGACCGCTAAGCATTTCCAACAACATCCCAGGCGTTGCACTCCCCACGCTAACCTCGACTAAAAGCGGCTGGCGTGTCAACGGGCGGATCTCTCGTATCGGCTGGGGCCACCGTGCCGCTGCAATTGCGGTACCTGTCCAGTATCAGCAAGGCACAGCACTTGTCCGGCTTGAGCCGGCCATTCTGTCAGCAGATAGCATATCCCCGTCGTTCAATGTCGCAGACGAGCCCAAAGACGCGATAACACTGTCCTCTGTCAATGTGTCATCAGACTGTGTCAGCCTGAGCTACAAACCCGTTAACAATCTGCTAGCAGAAGGATCCCTTGCACGAAGTCTGCAGATGGTCGCAGCAATGCGCAAGGTTCTCGACTTGACACTGCAATACAGCAAGGACCGAGTTCAGTTTGGCAGACCAATCGCGAAATTTCAGGCTATCCAGCATCTGGTCGCCGTTCAGGCAAGCCACACCGCCGCAGCGAGCGCCGCGGCACTGGCAGCGACATTCGCTGCGAAGCAAGGCCCCGCCATGTTCGAAATTGCAGCAGCTAAAGTGCGAACTGGAGAAGCAGCAGGCCTGGCCGCCAGAACCGCACATCAGGTGCACGGAGCCATGGGCATCACTAAGGAATATTCGCTCCATTTCTGGACACGGCGGCTCTTTGCTTGGCGAGATGAATTTGGCAATGAAGCCCAGTGGGCAGACGCACTCGGCAAGATTGCACTGCATGCCGGTGGGGTTGGTCTGTGGCCACTCATCTGCGACCCGTCACCGACCGCGTCCAGACTCACGGCCTTGATGGAGGGCTTGTCCACATGA
- a CDS encoding putative hemolysin codes for MKGIWLAIPFASFVISGCTISGPDPLLAVQLPNPASVYCVERGGTIDIRESPQGDVSTCVLSDGTRVDEWEFYRRNHPG; via the coding sequence ATGAAAGGAATCTGGTTAGCCATCCCCTTTGCTTCATTTGTGATCAGTGGTTGCACAATCTCGGGACCTGATCCGCTACTGGCCGTCCAGTTGCCCAATCCTGCATCTGTGTATTGCGTCGAACGAGGCGGGACAATAGACATCAGGGAGAGTCCGCAAGGCGATGTGAGCACATGCGTGCTATCGGATGGCACCCGGGTTGATGAATGGGAGTTTTACCGTCGTAATCATCCAGGCTAA
- a CDS encoding nucleotidyltransferase domain-containing protein — MICEILRKYPAVEEAVLYASRSMGRFRKGSDIDLTLKFSIDPQTLNTISMELDDLMLPYMVDLRRQSMLPL; from the coding sequence GTGATTTGTGAAATCCTCCGAAAATATCCTGCTGTCGAAGAGGCAGTCCTGTATGCATCAAGGTCGATGGGGCGATTCCGGAAAGGCTCGGACATTGATCTAACTCTTAAGTTCAGCATTGACCCGCAGACACTTAATACGATCAGTATGGAACTTGATGATCTGATGCTTCCCTATATGGTCGATCTCCGGCGTCAATCCATGTTGCCGCTGTAA
- a CDS encoding Bug family tripartite tricarboxylate transporter substrate binding protein → MSVRLLTKQHHPFGTNYSDYQLITPPGLGGFIKGDSVMKVLFIFSKLKVFCASAIMLVSMLVVSSSAFADANFPTRPITMTVGFSAGGPTDNAARVVAEELSKELGQPVVVSNKPGAGGVIAARDLLNSSPDGYTIMLVSNGPMTVVPARYASLDFDPLTDFVPIGMVAGYPHILVVGPESDISSFQDFIEKAKASPGTLNVAQVGSVNELATEWIKALADIEVTQVPYKGAAAVVSDLSTGRIDLAMIAPNVAYPLIEGNKARAIAATSSTEITKARNIPSIAQSGIPDIDFYIWNGLVAPKGTDPAVVKKMSDALAKVQQNPALKEKLAVTYLDIVPGGPDRMMETVKKEGENWKRIATDANLPPL, encoded by the coding sequence GTGAGTGTTCGATTACTGACGAAACAACACCATCCATTTGGTACGAATTATTCTGATTACCAGCTAATTACACCGCCCGGTTTAGGTGGGTTTATAAAAGGAGACAGCGTAATGAAAGTGCTATTTATTTTCAGTAAATTAAAGGTTTTTTGTGCCTCAGCGATCATGCTTGTATCGATGCTCGTGGTTTCGTCATCGGCCTTTGCCGATGCGAACTTCCCAACTCGTCCGATTACCATGACGGTTGGTTTCTCGGCTGGGGGGCCAACGGATAACGCAGCGCGAGTGGTTGCTGAGGAGCTCAGCAAAGAGCTTGGTCAGCCAGTTGTTGTTTCGAATAAGCCGGGTGCAGGGGGAGTGATTGCGGCCAGAGATCTTCTTAACTCGTCGCCAGATGGCTATACCATCATGCTGGTCTCCAACGGACCGATGACTGTCGTACCTGCTCGTTACGCGAGCCTTGACTTTGATCCGCTTACGGATTTTGTGCCGATCGGAATGGTGGCAGGATATCCCCATATTCTGGTTGTCGGTCCTGAAAGCGACATATCTTCATTTCAGGATTTCATCGAGAAAGCTAAAGCCAGCCCAGGAACGCTCAATGTTGCTCAAGTTGGCAGTGTCAACGAGTTGGCGACAGAGTGGATCAAGGCGCTGGCTGATATTGAAGTCACCCAGGTACCTTACAAAGGCGCTGCTGCGGTGGTGAGTGACCTCTCGACGGGAAGGATTGATCTGGCCATGATTGCCCCGAATGTTGCCTATCCTCTGATTGAAGGTAACAAAGCCCGTGCGATTGCTGCAACCAGTTCGACAGAAATCACCAAAGCACGCAATATTCCCAGCATCGCGCAATCAGGCATTCCTGACATTGATTTTTATATCTGGAACGGTCTGGTCGCACCAAAGGGAACAGATCCTGCAGTTGTAAAGAAGATGAGCGATGCGTTGGCCAAAGTCCAACAAAATCCAGCTCTCAAGGAGAAGTTGGCAGTGACCTATCTTGATATCGTGCCGGGCGGACCTGATCGCATGATGGAAACGGTAAAGAAAGAAGGTGAAAACTGGAAGCGAATTGCCACGGATGCGAATCTGCCGCCGTTGTAA
- a CDS encoding acyl-CoA dehydrogenase family protein: MTIEVMRFPSFREPEALRNFRREIRTFLDDQRALGLWAPKPSGWATFDPGFSKTLASQGWIGMTWPKAYGGHERSPIERHILTEELLAAGAPVRAHWVADRQSGPLLLRFGTDSQKERFLPRIAKGELYFCIGMSEPNSGSDLASIRTRATQVPGGWRINGSKIWTSNAHRVHMMILFARTGDAGKSRHEGVSQFLIDMQSPGLTIRPIRNMSGEHDFNEVFFDEVFVSDEDVVGQIGNGWKQVTSELVYERSGPDRWMSSIGLLNDLLEQASPNHNSVAQEEIGRLVAHLWTLHHMSLSVADLVRQGSMPTTQAALIKDLGTTFEQEIPEIARRLIPQSLRDDPASVGAFEQALAFVTLNAPVYSIRGGTREILRGMIAKSLGMR; the protein is encoded by the coding sequence TTGACCATTGAAGTCATGCGATTCCCATCATTTCGTGAACCCGAGGCTTTGCGAAATTTCAGACGTGAAATCAGAACTTTTCTTGACGATCAGCGTGCACTCGGCTTGTGGGCACCTAAGCCCAGTGGCTGGGCAACATTCGATCCTGGCTTTAGCAAAACTCTGGCAAGTCAAGGCTGGATTGGCATGACTTGGCCCAAAGCATACGGTGGGCATGAGCGCAGCCCGATTGAGCGACACATTCTCACAGAGGAGTTGCTCGCCGCCGGAGCCCCCGTGCGCGCGCACTGGGTGGCCGATCGACAAAGTGGCCCTCTGTTACTGAGGTTCGGCACGGACTCCCAGAAAGAACGATTTTTGCCTCGTATCGCAAAAGGAGAGTTGTACTTCTGCATTGGCATGAGTGAGCCGAACTCGGGTTCAGATCTGGCATCAATCCGCACCCGTGCGACGCAGGTACCTGGGGGCTGGCGGATCAACGGATCCAAGATCTGGACCAGCAATGCGCATCGTGTTCATATGATGATACTGTTTGCCCGCACTGGCGATGCCGGGAAAAGCCGCCACGAGGGGGTCAGCCAGTTTCTGATTGATATGCAATCACCTGGTCTTACTATCCGACCGATTCGTAACATGTCAGGCGAGCACGACTTCAACGAAGTGTTTTTTGATGAAGTCTTTGTCAGCGATGAAGATGTCGTTGGTCAGATCGGCAACGGATGGAAGCAAGTGACTAGCGAACTCGTTTACGAGCGAAGTGGACCCGATCGTTGGATGAGTTCAATCGGCCTGCTCAACGATCTGCTGGAGCAAGCCAGCCCAAACCACAACAGCGTGGCACAAGAGGAGATCGGACGACTGGTCGCTCATCTGTGGACGCTGCACCACATGTCACTCTCAGTGGCAGACCTTGTCAGACAAGGGTCCATGCCAACCACCCAGGCTGCCCTGATCAAGGATCTAGGAACCACATTTGAGCAAGAGATCCCCGAGATTGCACGAAGGCTGATACCGCAGTCATTGCGAGACGATCCAGCCAGTGTTGGTGCATTCGAACAGGCTCTCGCATTTGTAACGCTCAACGCGCCGGTTTACAGCATTCGCGGTGGAACTCGCGAAATTTTGAGAGGCATGATCGCAAAAAGCCTGGGGATGAGATGA
- a CDS encoding AAA family ATPase translates to MFTRVRLKNFKAWVDTEDVRLKPVTMLLGTNSSGKSTLIQSLLLLKQTVLSPDRTVHLNLGGDEANDLFHFGGFDDVLHQSVQGERQFSIAFDFERPGNDRITEGQFDSTYVKTASGGVATQALILRTANRTFSAIRRDKGAYSIVVDQASRPRLKGREYTPERSIAFSAAAIADLNQDGAVVEDLSLAIRRELEGICYLGPLRSKPERDYTWNKSRPGEVGVDGRSAMDALLASALLKGHEQSDIIQGVSHWLKRMQVADRLEVRQQGRSSRYELIVHRNGVTSNLSDVGIGVPLVLPVLVVAYFAPPGSTIVLEEPEVHLHPLAQSVLAELFVTVSQERNVQFIVETHSEHLFRRMQTLIARQEVSTDQAAMYFVEHHGQSAQLRELEIDEFGRLRNWPDGFFGDAMGETREQARLMLERQKGARS, encoded by the coding sequence ATGTTTACTCGAGTTCGCCTGAAAAACTTCAAAGCCTGGGTTGATACCGAAGACGTGCGCTTAAAGCCTGTCACCATGCTCCTCGGTACAAACTCCTCGGGCAAGTCGACTCTGATCCAGAGCCTGCTACTGCTCAAACAGACCGTCCTGTCCCCCGACCGCACTGTCCATTTGAATCTGGGCGGTGACGAGGCCAACGATCTGTTTCACTTTGGCGGGTTTGACGATGTGTTGCACCAGAGTGTGCAAGGTGAGCGGCAGTTCTCGATTGCATTTGACTTTGAACGCCCAGGCAATGACCGGATTACTGAAGGCCAGTTCGACAGCACCTATGTCAAAACGGCTTCGGGCGGCGTCGCGACACAAGCATTGATCCTCCGAACGGCCAATAGAACTTTTTCGGCGATCCGCCGTGACAAGGGGGCGTATTCCATCGTGGTTGACCAGGCGTCGCGTCCGCGCCTGAAAGGCCGTGAGTACACACCTGAACGCTCGATTGCGTTCTCAGCTGCGGCGATTGCCGATCTGAATCAGGACGGTGCCGTGGTGGAGGACTTGAGCCTGGCCATCCGGCGCGAGCTCGAAGGCATCTGCTATCTCGGCCCGCTGCGCAGTAAGCCTGAGCGTGACTACACCTGGAACAAAAGCAGACCGGGAGAAGTAGGTGTGGACGGTCGCAGCGCCATGGATGCATTACTGGCCAGTGCCTTACTCAAAGGCCATGAGCAGAGCGACATTATTCAAGGCGTCTCGCACTGGTTGAAACGGATGCAGGTAGCCGACCGACTGGAGGTCCGCCAGCAAGGGCGATCCAGTCGCTATGAACTCATCGTGCACCGCAATGGTGTAACAAGCAACCTGAGTGATGTGGGTATTGGCGTACCACTTGTGCTGCCCGTTCTGGTTGTTGCATACTTCGCGCCACCCGGCAGTACGATTGTGCTGGAAGAACCGGAGGTACACCTGCATCCACTGGCACAGTCAGTCCTTGCTGAGTTGTTTGTCACGGTCAGTCAGGAGCGCAATGTGCAGTTCATCGTCGAAACGCATTCGGAGCACCTTTTCCGGCGGATGCAGACATTGATCGCCAGGCAAGAGGTTTCCACCGATCAGGCTGCGATGTATTTTGTCGAACATCACGGCCAGTCTGCACAATTGCGCGAACTGGAGATTGATGAGTTTGGTCGTCTCAGGAACTGGCCAGACGGTTTCTTTGGGGACGCAATGGGAGAAACCCGGGAACAGGCCCGTCTGATGCTCGAGCGCCAGAAAGGCGCCCGCTCATGA
- a CDS encoding transposase, with protein sequence MIQTEQLRDDRILGKPRPGQDQKSAQSWSALRTMLEYRCHQAGIVFEAVSESDTIQTCSCCGRIPASSLKDRAGLRIREWVCSECATAHDRDINVAKNILAAGHRRLAEGIAFSSGR encoded by the coding sequence ATGATTCAAACGGAACAGTTGCGTGATGACCGAATACTCGGCAAGCCCCGTCCAGGTCAGGATCAGAAATCAGCGCAAAGCTGGTCAGCGCTGAGGACGATGCTGGAATACAGGTGCCATCAGGCTGGTATCGTCTTCGAGGCAGTCAGCGAAAGCGACACGATCCAGACTTGTTCATGCTGCGGGCGCATTCCCGCCAGCAGTCTGAAAGATAGAGCAGGTTTGCGAATAAGAGAATGGGTTTGCAGCGAATGTGCAACGGCACACGACCGGGACATCAACGTGGCCAAGAACATTCTCGCAGCGGGACATCGCCGTCTTGCAGAAGGAATCGCCTTCTCCTCCGGGCGGTGA
- a CDS encoding trimeric intracellular cation channel family protein yields MTAALVAGRREMDWVGVCLLGCVTALGGGSMRDVLLGNHPLTWVAHPYYLLLTGGAALLTIAGARYMHKLRNVFLVLDAVGLVVFTVIGCNVALSLELPFVVVIASGMITGCVGGVLRDLLCNTIPLLFRAELYATVSILTGILYVGGLHLDLNHDVVMASAMAVGLSLRLLAIRFKWGMPKFIYSGNMD; encoded by the coding sequence ATGACCGCAGCACTGGTCGCCGGCCGTCGTGAAATGGACTGGGTCGGCGTCTGCCTTCTGGGTTGTGTGACTGCGCTGGGTGGGGGTTCGATGCGCGATGTGCTATTGGGTAATCACCCACTGACCTGGGTCGCCCATCCCTACTACCTGCTCTTGACCGGTGGAGCTGCATTGCTGACCATTGCCGGCGCCCGCTATATGCACAAGTTGCGCAATGTATTTCTGGTGCTGGATGCGGTGGGTCTGGTGGTCTTCACGGTCATCGGGTGCAATGTGGCGTTAAGCCTGGAGTTGCCGTTTGTGGTAGTGATCGCTTCTGGCATGATCACGGGATGTGTCGGCGGTGTACTGCGTGATTTGTTGTGCAACACCATTCCGTTACTGTTTCGAGCCGAACTCTACGCAACCGTATCTATCCTGACCGGCATTCTCTATGTGGGAGGTCTGCACCTGGATCTGAATCACGATGTGGTGATGGCATCTGCCATGGCGGTCGGACTCAGTCTTCGACTGCTGGCCATTCGCTTCAAGTGGGGGATGCCCAAGTTCATTTACAGCGGCAACATGGATTGA